DNA sequence from the Sphingomonas sp. genome:
CTTTCCGGCGCTGACATTGCGGCGTCGGGCTAGGCGTGCGCGTCCCACCCGGCTAGGGAGCCGCGCATGAGCGATTCCATCACTCCCGAAATCGTCGCCGAGCACGGCCTTTCCCCGGAAGAATATGCGCGCGTCCTGCACGCGCTGGGCCGCGAGCCGAACCTCACCGAGCTCGGCATCTTCTCGGTCATGTGGTCGGAGCATTGCTCCTACAAATCCTCGCGCATCCACCTGAAGAAGCTGCCTACGCAAGCCCCCTGGGTCATCTGCGGCCCCGGCGAGAATGCCGGCGTCATCGACATCGGCGACGGTCAGGCCGCGATCTTCAAGATGGAGAGCCACAACCACCCCTCCTATATCGAGCCCTATCAGGGCGCGGCGACCGGCGTCGGCGGCATATTGCGCGACGTCTTCACGATGGGCGCGCGGCCCGTCGCCAATCTCAACGCGCTGCGCTTCGGCCGGCCGGACCATCCCAGGATGCGCCACCTGATCGCCGGCGTGGTCGGTGGGATCGGCGGCTACGGCAATTGCGTCGGCGTCCCCACCGTCGGCGGCGAGGTCAATTTCCACCCGGCTTATGACGGCAACATCCTCGTCAATGCGATGACGGTCGGCGTCGCCGAGACCGACAGGATCTTCTATTCGGCCGCCTCCGGCGTCGGCAATCCGATCGTCTATGTCGGCTCCAAGACCGGCCGCGACGGCATCCACGGCGCGACGATGGCCTCGGCCGATTTCGGCGAGGACAGCGAGGAGAAGCGCCCCACCGTCCAGGTCGGCGATCCCTTCACCGAGAAGCTGCTGATCGAGGCCTGCCTGGAGCTGATGGCCAGCGACGCGATCGTCGCCATCCAGGACATGGGCGCGGCCGGCCTCACCTCCTCCAGCGTCGAGATGGCGAGCAAGGGCGGCGTCGGCATCGAGCTCGACATGAACGCCGTGCCCCAGCGCGAGACCGGCATGACGCCCTACGAGATGATGCTCTCGGAATCGCAGGAGCGGATGCTGATGGTCCTGAAGCCCGGCCGCGAGGCCGAGGCCGAGGCGATCTTCCGCAAATGGGAGCTGGATTTCGCGGTGATCGGCACGGTCACCGACACCGGCCGCATGATCCTCAAGTGGAACGGCGAGACGGTCTGCGACATCCCCCTCGCGCCGCTGGCCGACGAGGCGCCGCTCTACGACCGCCCCTATGTGTCGCGCGACGAGTACAAGGCCTGGGCGAACGTGAAGCCGCTCGGCGATGTGCCGGAAAGCACCGACATCGCCGCCGACCTGCTCAAGCTGATGGCCTCGCCCGACATCGCCAGCCGCCGCTGGATCTGGGAGCAATATGACAGCCAGGTGGGCGGCGACACCGTCCAGAAATCGGGCGGCGACGCGGCGGTCGTCCGTGTCCACGGCACCGGCAAGGCGCTCGCCGCGACCACCGATTGCACGCCGCGTTACTGCTATGCCGACCCCTATGAAGGCGGCAAGCAGGCGATCGCCGAGGCGTATCGCAACCTCTCCGCCGTCGGCGCCACGCCATTGGCGGTCACCAACTGCCTCAACTTCGCCAACCCCCAGCGCCCCGAGATCATGGCCCAGATCGTGGGTTGCCTGGAAGGCATGAGCGACGCCTGCCGCGCCCTCGATTTCCCGATCGTGAGCGGCAACGTCTCCCTCTACAACGAGAGCAAGGCCACCGGCGGCGGCAGCGCCATCCTGCCGACGCCAGCGATCGGCGGCGTCGGATTGCTCGCGGATTGGGAGAAGAGCGCGACCATCGCGTTCAAGGCGGAGGGCGAGGCGATTTTCGCCATCGGCAACCTGGCCGGTCATCTGGGCCAATCCCTATGGCTGCGCGAGCTGCATGGTCGCGAGGACGGCGCGCCTCCAATGGTCGATCTTTATGAAGAGCGCGAACATGGCGAGATTGTCCGCACATTGATTGACGGGGGCATCGTGACGGCGGTTCACGATGTGTCCGATGGCGGCCTGCTGGTTGCCATCGCGGAGATGGCTCTGGCCGGAAATATGGGCGCCGATCTTGTGCCTTATCCGTTTTCGTTTGGTGCCAAGGCCGAGCTGGCCCGGTGGTTTGCCGAGGATCAGGGCGTCTATGTGGTCACCACCGACAGCGCGGACGAACTGCAAAAGGCGCTGCACTACAGCCGG
Encoded proteins:
- the purL gene encoding phosphoribosylformylglycinamidine synthase subunit PurL; this encodes MSDSITPEIVAEHGLSPEEYARVLHALGREPNLTELGIFSVMWSEHCSYKSSRIHLKKLPTQAPWVICGPGENAGVIDIGDGQAAIFKMESHNHPSYIEPYQGAATGVGGILRDVFTMGARPVANLNALRFGRPDHPRMRHLIAGVVGGIGGYGNCVGVPTVGGEVNFHPAYDGNILVNAMTVGVAETDRIFYSAASGVGNPIVYVGSKTGRDGIHGATMASADFGEDSEEKRPTVQVGDPFTEKLLIEACLELMASDAIVAIQDMGAAGLTSSSVEMASKGGVGIELDMNAVPQRETGMTPYEMMLSESQERMLMVLKPGREAEAEAIFRKWELDFAVIGTVTDTGRMILKWNGETVCDIPLAPLADEAPLYDRPYVSRDEYKAWANVKPLGDVPESTDIAADLLKLMASPDIASRRWIWEQYDSQVGGDTVQKSGGDAAVVRVHGTGKALAATTDCTPRYCYADPYEGGKQAIAEAYRNLSAVGATPLAVTNCLNFANPQRPEIMAQIVGCLEGMSDACRALDFPIVSGNVSLYNESKATGGGSAILPTPAIGGVGLLADWEKSATIAFKAEGEAIFAIGNLAGHLGQSLWLRELHGREDGAPPMVDLYEEREHGEIVRTLIDGGIVTAVHDVSDGGLLVAIAEMALAGNMGADLVPYPFSFGAKAELARWFAEDQGVYVVTTDSADELQKALHYSRIPGTLLGYTGADALLFHAMRGIPLADLRRAHEGFFPALMGS